A genomic segment from Curtobacterium sp. MCSS17_007 encodes:
- a CDS encoding SseB family protein: MADKEQRFRSEQLEEALAKQDVAAVAFALRNDIVIVPRLVTGKKDMQVRVFGREGSDKRILLLFSSADAYTAMVPDEKIRQVMVYDGPRLEEFLAAHLDSLEGVFFDIAGPHTMQATPSDLLTALRA; the protein is encoded by the coding sequence ATGGCAGACAAGGAACAGCGCTTCCGGAGCGAGCAGCTCGAGGAGGCCCTCGCGAAGCAGGACGTCGCCGCGGTCGCGTTCGCGCTGCGGAACGACATCGTGATCGTCCCCCGGCTCGTCACCGGCAAGAAGGACATGCAGGTCCGCGTGTTCGGCCGCGAGGGCTCGGACAAGCGCATCCTGCTGCTCTTCTCGTCGGCCGATGCCTACACGGCGATGGTGCCGGATGAGAAGATCCGGCAGGTCATGGTCTACGACGGTCCCCGGCTCGAGGAGTTCCTCGCGGCGCACCTCGACTCGCTCGAGGGCGTGTTCTTCGACATCGCGGGTCCGCACACCATGCAGGCGACCCCGTCGGACCTGCTGACGGCGCTCCGCGCGTAG
- the radA gene encoding DNA repair protein RadA translates to MARTQSLYRCTECGWTSIKWVGRCGECQAWGTVEDTTAAAASSRGTAAVSVAGGRVARPITEARGTAVQRWNTGIGEFDRVLGGGIVPGAAVLLSGEPGVGKSTLLLEVASRAAATGKRVLYVSAEESVDQVRLRAERTNAMHDQLYLASEVDLGVILGQIDQVQPDLVIADSVQTISSSTVDGIAGGTSQVREVASTLIRVAKERSLPVLIVGHVTKDGTIAGPRLLEHLVDVVCHFEGDRQTALRFVRALKNRFGPTDEVGCFDMAGDGIHEVPDPSGLFMSRNGTPVSGTCVTVALEGRRALPVEVQALVVPSSAPQPRRVVNGVDSSRVAMLLAVLERRAGLKLSDADVYVSTVGGMKLTEPGADLAIALALASAARDRPYPHTLAAVGEISLAGEIRPATGAKQRANEASRLGFTTVLGADAEHLREALRVAFSLTQSVRERELDRAF, encoded by the coding sequence ATGGCGCGCACCCAGTCCCTCTACCGCTGCACGGAGTGCGGGTGGACCAGCATCAAGTGGGTCGGCCGCTGCGGCGAGTGCCAGGCGTGGGGCACGGTCGAGGACACGACGGCTGCGGCAGCGAGCTCGCGCGGTACTGCGGCGGTCTCCGTCGCCGGTGGCCGGGTCGCCCGGCCGATCACCGAGGCCCGCGGCACCGCGGTCCAGCGGTGGAACACCGGGATCGGCGAGTTCGACCGTGTGCTCGGCGGTGGCATCGTGCCCGGAGCCGCCGTGCTCCTGTCCGGTGAGCCGGGCGTGGGCAAGTCGACCCTGCTGCTCGAGGTGGCCTCGCGTGCGGCGGCGACGGGCAAGCGTGTCCTCTACGTCAGCGCCGAGGAGTCCGTCGACCAGGTCCGGCTCCGCGCCGAGCGCACGAACGCCATGCACGACCAGCTCTACCTGGCGAGCGAGGTCGACCTCGGCGTCATCCTCGGTCAGATCGACCAGGTGCAGCCCGACCTGGTGATCGCCGACTCCGTGCAGACGATCTCCTCGAGCACGGTCGACGGCATCGCCGGTGGGACGTCACAGGTGCGCGAGGTCGCCTCAACCTTGATCCGGGTGGCGAAGGAGCGGTCGCTCCCGGTCCTCATCGTCGGACACGTCACGAAGGACGGCACGATAGCGGGCCCCCGACTGCTCGAGCACCTGGTCGACGTCGTGTGCCACTTCGAGGGCGACCGGCAGACAGCACTGCGCTTCGTCCGCGCCCTCAAGAACCGCTTCGGTCCGACCGACGAGGTCGGCTGCTTCGACATGGCCGGTGACGGCATCCACGAGGTCCCGGACCCCAGCGGCCTCTTCATGTCACGGAACGGCACCCCGGTGTCCGGTACGTGCGTGACGGTGGCGCTCGAGGGTCGCCGTGCACTCCCGGTCGAGGTGCAGGCGCTCGTCGTCCCGAGCTCGGCGCCGCAACCCCGTCGGGTCGTCAACGGCGTCGACTCGTCGCGCGTCGCGATGTTGCTCGCCGTGCTCGAACGACGTGCCGGGCTGAAGCTGTCCGACGCGGACGTCTACGTCTCGACGGTCGGCGGGATGAAGCTCACCGAGCCCGGTGCCGACCTCGCGATCGCACTGGCCCTCGCGAGTGCCGCGCGTGACCGTCCGTACCCGCACACCCTCGCGGCAGTCGGCGAGATCAGCCTCGCCGGCGAGATCCGTCCCGCGACCGGGGCGAAGCAGCGTGCCAACGAGGCCTCGCGGCTCGGGTTCACGACCGTCCTCGGCGCCGATGCCGAGCACCTGCGCGAGGCCCTGCGCGTCGCGTTCTCGCTCACGCAGTCCGTGCGGGAACGCGAGCTCGACCGAGCGTTCTGA
- a CDS encoding SGNH/GDSL hydrolase family protein, translating to MKTRTLVALLTSVIGGLAVVGGGAFGARAGIRGQRAASQRVVDMLPVHADWWRERLQHEGQLTYLAIGDSAAQGVGATAPGRGYVGLLARRIRHRSRMSVRVVNLSVSGATTWGAKKDQLPKLRNYTPDVCTVSIGANDIADFHPDKFERNIREIYSAVPSHAIVAELPCMFVPDRERRVAVANEIVHRIADELGLTVAPLHVITKRVGLRRTFFNSYGDLFHPNDRGYEIWASAFEPAVDARVDSVAAIRHYLSAREAEDLGREAGAVASARAEQDTEHAAELDHGERPGRVERLRQRMTGGIPLPNERDRAREHDRAREHDQDDEREPRSGDVGGAA from the coding sequence ATGAAGACCCGCACCCTCGTCGCCCTGCTCACGTCCGTCATCGGCGGCCTCGCCGTGGTGGGTGGCGGCGCCTTCGGAGCTCGCGCGGGGATCCGGGGCCAACGCGCCGCGTCCCAGCGGGTGGTCGACATGCTCCCCGTGCACGCCGACTGGTGGCGGGAGCGCCTGCAGCACGAGGGGCAGCTCACCTACCTGGCGATCGGCGACTCAGCGGCACAGGGCGTCGGCGCGACCGCTCCGGGGCGCGGGTACGTCGGACTCCTCGCCCGCCGCATCCGGCACCGGTCCCGCATGTCCGTCCGCGTCGTGAACCTCAGCGTGTCCGGTGCGACGACCTGGGGTGCGAAGAAGGATCAACTCCCGAAGCTGCGCAACTACACGCCCGACGTCTGCACGGTGTCGATCGGGGCGAACGACATCGCCGACTTCCACCCGGACAAGTTCGAGCGGAACATCCGTGAGATCTACAGCGCGGTGCCGTCACACGCCATCGTCGCCGAGCTGCCGTGCATGTTCGTGCCGGACCGGGAGCGCAGGGTGGCGGTGGCGAACGAGATCGTGCACCGGATCGCCGACGAGCTCGGCCTGACGGTGGCGCCACTGCACGTCATCACGAAGCGGGTCGGCCTTCGTCGGACGTTCTTCAACAGCTACGGCGACCTGTTCCACCCGAACGACCGCGGCTACGAGATCTGGGCGAGTGCGTTCGAGCCCGCGGTGGACGCCCGGGTCGACTCCGTCGCGGCGATCCGGCACTACCTGTCAGCGCGTGAGGCCGAGGACCTCGGGCGCGAGGCCGGAGCGGTCGCGAGCGCCCGTGCCGAACAGGACACCGAGCACGCTGCCGAACTCGACCACGGCGAGCGCCCGGGTCGCGTGGAGCGCCTGCGACAGCGGATGACGGGCGGCATCCCGTTGCCGAACGAACGGGATCGTGCACGCGAGCACGACCGAGCCCGCGAACACGACCAGGACGATGAGCGTGAGCCGCGGTCCGGTGATGTCGGCGGAGCGGCCTAG
- a CDS encoding M15 family metallopeptidase yields the protein MAALGASVGTLSDRAYAADGFMPLRPEPSSPQEARIAASRAWGEYANGRIPPEAMSFAGVSYLGYGDQYLRSDALVSYQALNNAFQEAFGKPLVIGEAYRSYERQEVAYAKYLAGGPEAAVPGTSIHGWALAIDFGSRVDSYGTPEKAWMNSTGPAFGWQPRGDTFRKPEAWHFEYDESYVPVPQPEPEPTPIPEEILTDMKLITRNGSYWLIGEFTSQLIDATFLAELKSRFGVSANLGTLVAALKKQYGEPIEFTGGDSVEVLTRVANYNRLELIARIQGK from the coding sequence GTGGCGGCGCTCGGCGCCTCAGTCGGCACGCTCTCTGACCGGGCGTACGCGGCAGACGGCTTCATGCCCCTGCGGCCGGAACCTTCCTCGCCGCAGGAAGCGCGCATCGCAGCGTCCAGGGCATGGGGCGAGTACGCGAACGGACGTATCCCCCCGGAAGCCATGAGCTTCGCAGGAGTGTCGTACCTCGGGTACGGCGATCAGTATCTGCGGTCAGATGCGCTCGTTTCATACCAAGCCCTGAACAATGCGTTCCAAGAAGCGTTCGGGAAGCCGCTCGTGATCGGGGAGGCCTACCGTTCCTACGAGCGGCAAGAAGTGGCTTACGCCAAGTACCTGGCAGGCGGACCTGAGGCGGCGGTGCCTGGGACGTCCATCCACGGATGGGCTCTCGCCATCGACTTCGGCAGCCGCGTCGACAGCTACGGCACGCCCGAGAAAGCATGGATGAACTCCACTGGTCCGGCCTTTGGTTGGCAGCCGAGGGGTGACACCTTCAGGAAGCCCGAAGCCTGGCACTTCGAATACGACGAGTCGTACGTGCCCGTCCCACAGCCCGAACCCGAACCCACACCGATTCCGGAAGAGATCCTCACTGACATGAAGCTCATCACACGCAATGGCAGCTACTGGCTCATCGGCGAGTTCACCTCGCAACTGATCGACGCCACATTCCTCGCGGAGTTGAAGTCGCGTTTCGGCGTCTCCGCGAACCTGGGCACGCTCGTCGCCGCCCTGAAGAAGCAGTACGGCGAGCCGATTGAGTTCACCGGAGGAGATAGCGTCGAGGTGCTGACGCGCGTCGCGAACTACAACCGCCTCGAGTTGATCGCGCGTATCCAAGGGAAGTAA
- a CDS encoding MarR family transcriptional regulator — MATLLRPAVEQQLRDADELSYVQFQLLARLGDAPDGRLRMTDLADGVVYSRSGLTYQAQVLEQRGPVTRGPSPDDDAAQLADVLGRISGHLRQHPPRSAGRGRRKGAASA, encoded by the coding sequence GTGGCGACCCTGCTGCGTCCAGCGGTCGAGCAGCAGCTCCGGGACGCCGACGAGCTCAGTTACGTGCAGTTCCAACTGCTGGCCCGGCTGGGCGATGCGCCGGACGGGCGGCTCCGGATGACCGACCTGGCGGACGGGGTCGTGTACAGCCGCAGCGGGCTGACCTACCAGGCGCAGGTGCTCGAACAGCGCGGACCCGTCACGCGGGGGCCGTCGCCCGACGACGATGCAGCGCAGCTCGCCGATGTCCTGGGGCGGATCAGCGGTCACCTGCGGCAGCACCCGCCGCGCTCGGCGGGACGGGGGCGGCGGAAGGGGGCCGCTTCCGCTTGA
- a CDS encoding NADP-dependent oxidoreductase, translating into MQAVRFHEVGGPEVLRIEDVERPEPAAGEVLVQVAASAYNAADNGMRGGFLPIPVQLPHVPGYDVFGTVAALGEGVEGLRVGDAVIGFLPMERDGGAAEYVVTPAEALVTAPTTVPLVDAAALPSVALTAWQALFDEGHLEAGQRVLINGAGGVVGKYAVQLAVRAGVQVVATASPRSADAVRAAGAQQVVDHTTTDVLAALNEPVDVLLNLAPVEPERFRELVAAVRDGGTVVSTTAFMATPDDASRSVRAATVFVLPNRERLAELVALVDAGELTVEVTRRVPLAELPALHAEGAAGRIAGKVVVAVRDEA; encoded by the coding sequence ATGCAGGCAGTCCGGTTCCACGAGGTCGGCGGGCCGGAGGTCCTGCGGATCGAGGACGTCGAGCGCCCCGAGCCGGCCGCGGGCGAAGTCCTGGTGCAGGTCGCCGCCTCCGCCTACAACGCCGCGGACAACGGCATGCGCGGTGGCTTCCTGCCGATCCCGGTCCAGCTCCCGCACGTGCCCGGTTACGACGTCTTCGGCACGGTCGCCGCGCTGGGCGAGGGCGTCGAAGGCCTACGCGTCGGCGACGCAGTGATCGGGTTCCTGCCGATGGAGCGCGACGGCGGCGCCGCCGAGTACGTGGTCACACCCGCGGAGGCACTCGTCACCGCTCCGACGACCGTCCCGCTCGTCGACGCGGCGGCCCTGCCGTCCGTGGCACTGACAGCGTGGCAGGCACTGTTCGACGAGGGTCACCTCGAGGCGGGCCAGCGCGTGCTGATCAACGGCGCCGGGGGCGTGGTCGGGAAGTACGCTGTCCAGCTCGCCGTCCGCGCCGGCGTCCAGGTGGTCGCCACCGCGAGCCCGCGGAGCGCCGACGCGGTGCGCGCCGCGGGCGCCCAGCAGGTCGTCGACCACACCACGACCGACGTCCTGGCGGCGCTCAACGAGCCGGTCGACGTGCTGCTCAACCTCGCGCCGGTCGAGCCGGAGCGCTTCCGGGAGCTCGTCGCCGCCGTGCGTGACGGCGGCACCGTGGTCAGCACCACGGCGTTCATGGCGACGCCGGACGACGCGTCCCGGAGCGTCCGCGCCGCGACGGTCTTCGTCCTGCCGAACCGTGAGCGACTGGCGGAGCTCGTCGCCCTCGTCGACGCCGGCGAGCTGACCGTCGAGGTCACCCGGCGCGTCCCGCTGGCGGAGCTCCCGGCACTGCACGCCGAGGGCGCGGCCGGTCGGATCGCCGGGAAGGTCGTCGTCGCCGTCCGAGATGAGGCCTGA
- a CDS encoding glycoside hydrolase family 36 protein → MQTTFEFDGLRVPANVAGPPRRTTDGWVVPAGPVALLHPFGPTAEFYRHGWNSWSPSGWTRLDGDTIGIKDRPERLLTADDAANETPHAHSGSAVGAVTGPDGGTLLVGALGLGTPRVGADGNVLWARSEHDDAEWFVTYGAEQDVFAAYTDQVAERLGRRTARAGTVWSSWYSYYEDITEERIARAAADLEGYPVDVFQMDDGWEPVVGDWTAGPDFPSGMAATARTIARHGFRPGIWLAPLIALPGSTIATERPDLLVAGDDGRPLVTGHNWGSHYHSLDTTNPEVLDHLRGVFDRITADGYSYLKLDFMYAGAVGGHRHVDLPREQVYRRAIEHVRATVGDDVYLLGCGVPLIPSVGVFDGARVGPDVAPFWDNAERVGDPSGEGARNALVSSVNRVWMRRLYEVDPDSVYFRSERNLLGADERRALQDTAAVLGFRSTSDPVDWLRPEERAEAADWLGGSAVVEQVGRYVFRVDDRSVDLTPYVTGERAVDAASFIG, encoded by the coding sequence GTGCAGACCACCTTCGAGTTCGACGGCCTCCGGGTCCCCGCGAACGTCGCCGGTCCTCCCCGCAGGACCACGGACGGGTGGGTCGTCCCGGCGGGACCCGTCGCGCTGCTGCACCCGTTCGGTCCCACTGCCGAGTTCTACCGGCACGGCTGGAACTCGTGGAGCCCGAGCGGGTGGACGCGGCTCGACGGCGACACGATCGGGATCAAGGACCGCCCCGAACGCCTGCTGACCGCCGATGACGCTGCGAACGAGACCCCGCACGCGCACTCGGGCAGCGCGGTGGGCGCGGTGACCGGCCCGGACGGCGGCACGCTGCTGGTCGGGGCGCTCGGGCTCGGCACCCCGCGGGTCGGTGCGGACGGCAACGTCCTGTGGGCCAGGAGCGAGCACGACGACGCGGAGTGGTTCGTCACGTACGGCGCCGAGCAGGACGTCTTCGCCGCCTACACCGACCAGGTCGCCGAGCGGCTCGGTCGCCGGACCGCCCGTGCCGGCACGGTGTGGAGCAGCTGGTACTCCTACTACGAGGACATCACCGAAGAGCGGATCGCCCGTGCGGCGGCCGACCTCGAGGGGTACCCGGTCGACGTGTTCCAGATGGACGACGGGTGGGAGCCGGTCGTCGGCGACTGGACGGCGGGACCGGACTTCCCGAGCGGCATGGCCGCCACGGCGCGGACCATCGCGCGGCACGGTTTCCGCCCGGGGATCTGGCTCGCGCCGCTGATCGCGCTGCCCGGTTCGACGATCGCCACGGAGCGCCCCGACCTGCTGGTCGCCGGCGACGACGGCCGTCCGCTCGTCACCGGGCACAACTGGGGGTCCCACTACCACTCGCTCGACACGACGAACCCGGAGGTGCTCGACCACCTCCGCGGGGTGTTCGACCGGATCACCGCGGACGGCTACAGCTACCTGAAGCTCGACTTCATGTACGCCGGCGCCGTCGGCGGACACCGACACGTCGACCTGCCCCGCGAGCAGGTCTACCGGCGGGCAATCGAGCACGTCCGGGCCACCGTCGGCGACGACGTCTACCTGCTCGGGTGCGGCGTCCCGTTGATCCCCTCGGTCGGTGTGTTCGACGGCGCCCGCGTCGGCCCGGACGTCGCGCCGTTCTGGGACAACGCCGAGCGGGTGGGCGACCCGTCCGGCGAGGGCGCCCGCAACGCGCTGGTCTCCTCGGTCAACCGGGTGTGGATGCGGCGGCTGTACGAGGTGGACCCCGACTCGGTCTACTTCCGGAGCGAACGGAACCTGCTCGGGGCGGACGAGCGTCGAGCGCTGCAGGACACCGCGGCGGTGCTCGGGTTCCGGTCGACGTCCGACCCCGTCGACTGGCTCCGACCAGAGGAGCGGGCCGAGGCAGCCGACTGGCTCGGCGGGAGCGCGGTGGTCGAGCAGGTCGGCCGGTACGTCTTCCGTGTCGATGACCGATCGGTCGACCTCACCCCGTACGTCACCGGCGAGCGGGCGGTCGACGCGGCGTCGTTCATCGGCTGA
- a CDS encoding DMT family transporter, translated as MKRNSWILYAGLLVLFWGVWGAFSGAPTTLYDYPDEMVYVIWALTMVVPTVFVLRGQRFDRRGVAARYGLLVGLTGAGGQLLLFQALTLGPAYLVFPIVSVSPAVTVLMAVGLLRERISRLAVLGLAAVLVALVLFSVTGGSGGGHGPWLVIAIGVCIAWGVQAFFMRKAATVGVNDATTFTWMTISGLLLVPVAILMTGGLPLDAPWQASALAGGTQLLNAVGALFLVMALSRGKASVVSPVTNALAPVLTVIVSLVVYQTLPSVAGVIAIVLALGGSTLMVYSDEKRGEALTDAVEDPAAARPRATADRGPQPR; from the coding sequence GTGAAGCGGAACAGCTGGATCCTCTACGCCGGCCTCCTGGTCCTGTTCTGGGGCGTCTGGGGTGCGTTCTCGGGAGCGCCGACCACGCTCTACGACTACCCGGACGAGATGGTCTACGTGATCTGGGCGCTCACCATGGTCGTCCCGACCGTGTTCGTGCTCCGCGGCCAGCGGTTCGACCGCCGCGGGGTGGCCGCGCGGTACGGGCTGCTCGTCGGCCTCACCGGTGCCGGTGGTCAGCTCCTGCTCTTCCAGGCGCTCACGCTCGGTCCCGCCTACCTGGTGTTCCCCATCGTCTCGGTCTCCCCCGCGGTGACGGTGCTCATGGCCGTCGGCCTGCTGCGCGAGCGGATCTCCCGGCTCGCGGTGCTCGGCCTCGCGGCCGTGCTCGTCGCGCTGGTGCTCTTCAGCGTCACCGGCGGATCGGGCGGCGGCCACGGGCCGTGGCTCGTCATCGCGATCGGCGTCTGCATCGCGTGGGGCGTCCAGGCCTTCTTCATGCGCAAGGCGGCCACGGTGGGGGTCAACGACGCGACCACCTTCACCTGGATGACGATCAGCGGACTCCTGCTGGTACCCGTCGCGATCCTGATGACGGGCGGTCTGCCACTCGACGCCCCGTGGCAGGCGAGCGCCCTCGCCGGCGGCACGCAGCTCCTCAACGCCGTCGGTGCGCTGTTCCTGGTGATGGCGCTGAGCCGGGGCAAGGCGTCCGTGGTCAGCCCGGTGACGAACGCCCTCGCACCCGTGCTGACGGTCATCGTGTCGCTGGTCGTCTACCAGACCCTGCCGTCGGTGGCCGGTGTGATCGCGATCGTGCTCGCGCTGGGCGGCTCGACGCTCATGGTCTACAGCGACGAGAAGCGCGGCGAGGCGCTCACCGACGCGGTCGAGGACCCTGCGGCAGCACGTCCGCGCGCGACGGCCGACCGCGGACCACAGCCCCGCTGA